In the Desulfosporosinus acidiphilus SJ4 genome, CAACTAATATATAACAAAGCAATTATGTTAAAACTTATTATAATGGAGAGTTATAATCTGGATATATTTGAGATTAGAAAACAATATCGGAGAACCATGGATCATAATATTACTAAATTCAAAAGCAGAACAGATTGCCGTCTTCCTCAAGGTGTTGACTGAAACCTGTACGATTTCTTTTCTCTCTTTGCATAGCTGAGATCGTTTTTGTTTTTGCATGTCAAATTCCTTCTCGTAATTTTTAGTTAATTCGCTAAAACATCACCGAACGTCCGGAATTCCAAAGAACCACGAGAAGGATTTATTTTATCCAACACGGAATATTTATCCACATTGGTTAAATGCGGTTTATACAATAAATAAGAAAGTGAAGTGAGGTTAGGACTATGGCTTTACCCTTAGAAGGTATTAAGGTATTAGACTTATCTAGGTACTTGCCCGGCCCTTTGGCAACCCAAATCTTAGCTGATTTCGGGGCAGAGGTTATTAAAATCGAGGAGCCTAAAGGCGAATTAGGTCGATACTTACCTCCATTGATAAACGATACAAGTGCTCGATTTTATACGGTAAACCGCAATAAAAAAAGTGTAAGTTTAAATTTAAAACATCCGGAAGGGAAAAAGATATTTAAAAAAATGGTAGCCAATGCTGATGTTGTTTTAGACCAATTCAGACCTGATGTCATGAATAAGCTTGGTCTGGGGTATGAGAGTTTAAAGGAGATAAATCCTCGTATCATTTATTGTATTCTTACAGGCTATGGTTTAACTGGTCCGATGCGTAACGCAGCTGGTCACGATATAAACTATCTTAATACCGCCGGGGTTACGGAGTTAATGGGTACAACCGGTGGACCTCCTGCAATGTGCGGAGTACAAATAGCTGATACCGCTGGAGGCAGCCTTTATTCTGTGATAGCCATTTTGCTTGCTCTAGCAGCTAGAGGAAAAACGGGTAAAGGTCAGCTTTGTGACGTAGCCATGATGGACGGAGCTATTAGTCTTTTAGCCTACACTATAGGTGAATGGTCGGGGGGGAATGGAGACCTGCCGATACGCGGTGGGGAATTGTTGACCGGTGGATATGCGACTTACAATAATTATAAGTGCAAAGATAGTAAATTTGTAAGTTTAGGAGCAGTCGAGAGCAAATTTTGGGCTGGATTCTGTAAGAAGCTTGGCCTTGAGGAATTTATTCCTTTGCAGCTGGAAAAATCCAGTCAAACGAAAGTTAAGAATTCCATTGAAAAGATAATGCTCACAAAGACTCGTGACGAATGGGTAGAATTTTTCTCCGATTCTGATATATGTTTTACTCCAATACTGACTCTGGATGAAATGGTCAAACACCCTCAAGTTTTGGCGCGAAAGATGGTTCACACTTTGGCTGATTTCCAAGGATCAGGTAAAGACATCGTATGTACAGGAGTTCCCATAAAACTTTCTGAGACCCCTGGTGAAGCTAAAATGAATTTCGCTAGAATTGGAGAAAATACTGATGAACTCTTACAAGCTATAGGTTATGGCCTCGAACAGATTGAACAACTTCGAAGAGAGGGTATAGTCTAAGCTTCCAATTTCGACTAAACTGACCAAATCATGTGATTTTCTGATATCCATAGTCGTTATAATCGGTCCTACATAGCTATGCCGCTCATGAAGAGCGGCTATTACTTCTACCATATTTATTACAGACTCAGACCCCCCATGAACTTAATTTTCTATCATATTCTTAGCCCTCCAAAGGGTTAAGAAATATTTTATCCCCCTCCCCCTCTAAAAATCTGCATTTTAGCAACCACTCTTTATATCGCACAGTGTAATCTTTTGGCAAATGCAATTTAATTCAGATTTTATTTTTTGCATATACGCTTCAAAGAGAATCTCAATATCCTCAGCCTTTAGCAAGACCAGATCCCCACGGTCCACTCGGATGATAATAAATAACTCCTATTCGAAAAGCACTTTTTCTAAGCTAACAAATCCTAATTATTTCCGTAACATTAAGGCATTCAAGGAGGAAATTTCCATTAATTGTGGAAAGAGTAGAAAACGAAATCTTTATCAAATTAATTGGCATGAGGAGATAAAGAATGAATATAATTAACCCAAACACTGGGAGGGATTTTGTAACGGATGCAATATCCTTCAAAGCGAAATTCGAAAAGGAAACAATGGCTGTAGAACAAACATGTAAAGAGGTTTTAAAGGAAATCATTGAAATCAATAAAAACACTCAATTTGGAAAAGGTCATAACTTTTCATGCATTAAAGATGAAGAGCAATACAAAAGTAATGTTCCATTATCCGTATATAGTGATTTTCAATCCTATGTGGAGCGAATGGCCAGTGGAGAGGAAAATTTACTAACATCGGAAGCCGTTGTTTTCTTCGGCCTTTCATCGGGAACGACGGGAAATCAAAAGCTTATACCGATTACTGAACGTGCCAGAAAGATTCGGGCAATGCATATGAGTCTTTTAACAAATGGAGTACTCTTTGAGAAATTCCCTCAAACACAACAATTCAATAAAGGATTAATGATGATGAGCTTATCTGCCGTGAGAAAATCGAAATCCGGTATTCCGATGGGGGCGGGATCGTCCGGTAATATGAGGGCCTTACAGTGGCTTGCTTCGATTACTGGGACTTCGCCTGTTGAAATATTCGAAGAACCAAACCAACAAACAGCAAATTATATACATCTTCTATTTGCATTAAAGGAAAGGGATTTATTATTTCTTAATGCCCCACTTGCACCAACGCTATTAGCATTGCTTCATCAATTAGAGCATGATTGGCCGAGTTTAATAGAAGATATTAGAACAGGAAAAATCGACAGGTCCATAGAATTAACGGATCAATTACGGGAAAATCTCGAACATCGCATTGAACCTGACGAAGAACGAGCTGAGGAACTAACTAAACTATTCAAAGAAGGCTTCGAGCAAATTGCCCCTAAGATCTGGCCCAAATTATTGTACGTTCAATGTATTGCCGGTGGTAGCTTTTCGGTCTATATCCAGAAGTTACAATTCTATGTAGGCAATACCCCTATTTTTACACCAGCCTATAATTCCACAGAGGCCTTAATAGGTTCGTGCCTTTGGCCGGGTAAACAGTATTATGTTCTTACACCAAGAACAGCCTATTTTGAATTCATCCCAACAGATAACAACGCCGGAATAGAAGCATTACCAATTTATAAATTGGAGCTTGGAAACACGTATGAAATCGTTTTGACGAATTACTGCGGTCTATATCGGTATCGTCTAGGTGATGTGGTTAAAGTTGTAGATTTCTATCATCAGTGTCCGGTAATCGAGTTTCAGTATAGACATGGCCAATTATTGAATATTGCCGGAGAGAAAAGTTCCGAACATGCAGTTTTTAATGCCCTTTTAGAGACTTCAATGAAATTGGATTGCTTGTTAATAGACTTTACGACAACTGTTAACTACGATATGCATCCAGGAAACTATGATTTCTTTGTCGAAATCGAAACCACCAATAATTCTTACTTAACTAGTTTCAGGGAGATACTTGATGAATCCATGAAAGAAGCAAACCCTATCTACAAAATCATGAGGGATACTGGGAAAATCAACCCCATTAACGTTAAAATTGTAAAGAATGGTACGTTTGAAGAATTTTCCAAAGCACTAAGGAAAAAGATTGGATCAAAAGGACCAGTAAAAATTCCTAGATTGATAAGTGATAATACGTTAATTTGTTTTTTAGAAGAATCTGAAATTATAAAATAAAGGGCAATTAATTACTACCTTGCTTAGTTGTGACCAGAATCCTCAATCGAACCATACGTGCTCTGTTAAGGTGTTATATGAATCGGCGGTCCAAGCGAGATGCTGGGCCTTTATTATACGCTTACCTAAAACAAAGGGGTTCAACCATGGCATACAAAAAGCCTTCACAGCGAAGGCTTTCATTACCACGTTGAACCCCTACTTCTTATGATGCTCCTCTGCTTCGAAGGCTTAATGAACATGACCAAGGAATATCTAGACGGTAAGATCGACAGCATGACCTACAGCCTGGATTTTCTCTAAGAGCTTGATCTGCGATACAAAAAAGCGCATCGTGAGGATGATGATTACTGTGAACTGATTTATGAGTATCTTTATGAAGAAGGAATAGTCATGTTGTATAATGAGCTATCCGATGGGGAATTCAAAAAGCTGATACGGAAACAGTATAACTACATCAAAAAAATTGCCCGAGAAGGACTTTATTATAAACAGCTTCACTTCAAACAGTGGGGCTGTTTTTATCCCACACGGTATGTGTTCCACCGCTTACCCATAATATGAGAAAGATGGCAGCCTTCAGTATAGATAGGCAGCCATTTCTCTTTTTCTGTACATTTATTAATCAAAACGGCGGGGGTGTGCCAAAAACTTTTAAAGTTTCGGCACACCCCAAACTTAATAATTTTCTTTTATTGCCCTACGAGCTTTGACAATTCCTGCTGTATTTCCTGGCTTATTACAGCGTCTCCACCAAATATAGTTACCCCAGATAATTTTCTACTCTTTAAATAATTTATTTGATCATCTGACAAGGTTTTATCTGCAAGAATAACAGGCGCATTATAGTTTGATGCATAGATACTACCCGCTAAAGCGTCGGGAAAATTATTTCCAGTAGCAATACATATGCTTTGACCTGATAAATTAAAGTATTTTCCTACTGCTAATGAAGTTTCATACCTATCTATTCCGCCTAATCTGATGATATTGTTATTAGCCAAAGACGTTAAATCAGCTATCTGATTTTTAATACCATCACTTATTGCACCTGTACCCCCTATAATATATACCTTACTTGGTTTTATTTTTGCAAATTCTGCTTTAACTAAATCATTAAATCCATCTTTACCAACGAGAAGAATTGGAAACTGATTTATAGATGCTGCGCTACTTACTGATAAAGCATCAGGATAATTTTCGCCTAATGCAACTACAACAGGAGTTCTTTCGGGCACATCCAAGTAATCCACTATTTTTGCATCAGTTTCATATCTATCGTAACCACCAAGCCTTTTTATATTATAGAACCCTGCTGCATTGACTTTTTGAACAAATGCCTCACTCACAACAGCAGTTTGCCCGAGAATGAAGACATTTACTGACGTATCAGCATAACTTTTTAAATAATCTATTACTTTATCTTGATCCGATTGTGAATCTCCAACAAGAAGTATAGGGGCATTCTGTTGATATGCTAATACACTTCCTACCAAAGCATCAGGGTAGTTATCCGCTGTTGCCAGGACGACACTTTTAACTTTTTCACTAAACTCTGATTTTGCAAGTTCTATAGCAGTATCTACTCTAGACTCTCCACCTAATCTTAATATCCCTGTGACTGGGTGATTCATTTTAGCAGAGTACTTAACTTGTTTGTCAGCAACGGAAATCGTAGGACTAGTCAATGTATCATAGTCTTCTTTGACTGCGACTATATAGTAATCGGTATTAGGATATACCAAAAAGCCATATGTTCCGTAAATATCAGTTGTCTGTGGATTTTGATTATTATTAGGTTTAAATCCATTAATAGCTGGAAGTTTAACTGCTGTGTTTGGAATTATTCCTGCTGCTATATTTCTAGATGTGTCAGCATAATAAAGAGTTACATTTACCCCACTTATAACTTTGCCGGATACTGAATCCGTCAACGTTCCATAAGGGTCTATCAAATTAGAAGTCATATTTACGTTACCAGCACCATCGACTGATATATGCATATTGCCAATCATAATTTTCTGACCATTACCCATATCATAAGTTACAGGAACGTCATAACTGCTGCCTTTTACCAAATTACTAACTTGAACAGTTCCATCCGAATTAATAATTACAGGTACATTTGAAGGTGCAATATACCCAATTTTTGAGTAATCCTCAAAAGGAGCAATGCTGCCATCTGGCTGCTTTATTACTACAGCGTCTGACTGCTTTACACTGATAGTATCCGTGCCATCTGTGTTGACTGCTACCATTGCATTAATTGAAGCTACAGGGCTACTGTTATTGATATTACCATTTGATTCATCCACAACATTAGCTGTAATTGTCGCTCCTGATGAAGAACCTGTCCCAGATCCAGGTGAGCCTCCATTTTCATGTGAATTTGACGGAGCTGTTGGTGTTACTGCATTTGTCGCACTTGATGCCGCGCTATTGCCGACACTATTCGCAGCTTTTACGTCAAATGTATATGCGGTTCCATTGGTAAGTCCGGTTATCGCTGCTGAAGTTGTTGTTGAACCTGTATTCACTGTATTTACTAAAGTAGTGTTTTTATAAACATCTACTAAGTAATCTGTGATAGGACTTCCTCCGTCATTGGCCGGAGCCGTCCAGGTTACTGAGGCACTGGCATTTCCTGCTGTTGCGCTCACATTTGTCGGTGCATCGGGTACTGTAGCTGCTGCTGTTGGTGTCACTGCACTTGTCGCACTTGATGCCGCGCTATTGCCGACACTATTTACAGCTTTTACGTCAAATGTATATGCGGTTCCATTGGTAAGTCCGGTTATCGCTGCTGAGGTTGTTGTTGAACCTGTATTCACTGTATTTACTAAAGTAGTGTTTTTATAAACATCTACTAAGTA is a window encoding:
- a CDS encoding GH3 auxin-responsive promoter family protein; the encoded protein is MNIINPNTGRDFVTDAISFKAKFEKETMAVEQTCKEVLKEIIEINKNTQFGKGHNFSCIKDEEQYKSNVPLSVYSDFQSYVERMASGEENLLTSEAVVFFGLSSGTTGNQKLIPITERARKIRAMHMSLLTNGVLFEKFPQTQQFNKGLMMMSLSAVRKSKSGIPMGAGSSGNMRALQWLASITGTSPVEIFEEPNQQTANYIHLLFALKERDLLFLNAPLAPTLLALLHQLEHDWPSLIEDIRTGKIDRSIELTDQLRENLEHRIEPDEERAEELTKLFKEGFEQIAPKIWPKLLYVQCIAGGSFSVYIQKLQFYVGNTPIFTPAYNSTEALIGSCLWPGKQYYVLTPRTAYFEFIPTDNNAGIEALPIYKLELGNTYEIVLTNYCGLYRYRLGDVVKVVDFYHQCPVIEFQYRHGQLLNIAGEKSSEHAVFNALLETSMKLDCLLIDFTTTVNYDMHPGNYDFFVEIETTNNSYLTSFREILDESMKEANPIYKIMRDTGKINPINVKIVKNGTFEEFSKALRKKIGSKGPVKIPRLISDNTLICFLEESEIIK
- a CDS encoding CaiB/BaiF CoA transferase family protein, coding for MALPLEGIKVLDLSRYLPGPLATQILADFGAEVIKIEEPKGELGRYLPPLINDTSARFYTVNRNKKSVSLNLKHPEGKKIFKKMVANADVVLDQFRPDVMNKLGLGYESLKEINPRIIYCILTGYGLTGPMRNAAGHDINYLNTAGVTELMGTTGGPPAMCGVQIADTAGGSLYSVIAILLALAARGKTGKGQLCDVAMMDGAISLLAYTIGEWSGGNGDLPIRGGELLTGGYATYNNYKCKDSKFVSLGAVESKFWAGFCKKLGLEEFIPLQLEKSSQTKVKNSIEKIMLTKTRDEWVEFFSDSDICFTPILTLDEMVKHPQVLARKMVHTLADFQGSGKDIVCTGVPIKLSETPGEAKMNFARIGENTDELLQAIGYGLEQIEQLRREGIV